From the Bacillus sp. SM2101 genome, one window contains:
- a CDS encoding cytochrome D1 domain-containing protein produces the protein MTVIATVQVGNDLDVVTFTPDGKFAYVTVNEDGNVSVIDVKTHSVIATVQVGSNPKGIAIIPT, from the coding sequence GTGACTGTCATAGCAACCGTACAGGTTGGAAACGATCTAGATGTTGTTACCTTCACCCCAGACGGGAAATTCGCTTATGTGACTGTTAATGAAGATGGCAATGTATCTGTGATTGACGTGAAAACACATAGTGTGATCGCGACAGTTCAAGTTGGAAGTAATCCTAAAGGCATAGCAATTATCCCTACTTAA